In Toxotes jaculatrix isolate fToxJac2 chromosome 20, fToxJac2.pri, whole genome shotgun sequence, the following proteins share a genomic window:
- the msrb2 gene encoding methionine-R-sulfoxide reductase B2, mitochondrial has translation MSRFVARFFVVISQNATSRSAALPRRIPVFTRPVCTTQGLQSLTRYDETTDWQKKLTPEQYVVTREKGTELPFSGIYLNHYEVGMYHCVCCDAPLFSSEAKYDSGTGWPAFKEAHGTWERDESHASIIRRPDNSLGSAGTEVLCKNCDAHLGHVFDDGPDPTGQRFCINSAALTFKPRENNKPEKPEEN, from the exons atgTCTCGATTTGTCGCTCGTTTCTTCGTTGTTATTTCTCAGAACGCCACATCCAGATCTGCGGCGTTACCGAGGAGGATCCCGGTCTTTACCCGTCCTGTATGCACAACTCAAG GCCTGCAGTCTCTCACCCGTTACGATGAGACCACAGACTGGCAAAAGAAACTCACCCCAGAACAGTATGTCGTCACCAGAGAGAAGGGGACTGAGTTG CCTTTTAGTGGGATTTACCTGAACCATTACGAAGTGGGGATGTaccactgtgtctgctgtgatgCTCCGCTTTTCAG TTCAGAGGCTAAGTATGACTCGGGGACAGGCTGGCCGGCATTCAAAGAAGCTCATGGGACATGGGAGCGGGATGAAAGCCATGCTTCCATCATTCGTCGCCCTGACAACAGCCTGGGTAGTGCTGGGACAGAGGTCCTTTGTAAAAAT tgtgATGCTCACCTGGGACATGTCTTCGATGACGGACCAGACCCAACAGGACAGCGGTTCTGCATCAACAGCGCGGCCCTCACATTTAAAcccagagaaaacaacaaacctgAAAAACCGGAGGAAAACTGA
- the c8g gene encoding complement component C8 gamma chain produces the protein MTGVWRCMLAIMVLMCVCLWDSGEAVGGAVSRPRPQRRPRKKPKVDPIDVTPPAQNIDIQRMTGIWYLLNTASKCSFLINHGTKVEPTVMNLTLNSASDQTLFVSTKTRHNHQCWEILQVYDLTPTPGRLTLKGARPELNTEIVIGETDYNSYAIMYYQKHGKITLKLYGRSVDNLSEPMLTKFEQLAAKQGFGLAYLFPFPTYSHCGDVDQDHVINCVPTC, from the exons ATGACTGGAGTGTGGCGATGCATGTTGGCAATAAtggtgctgatgtgtgtgtgcttgtgggaTTCTGGTGAGGCTGTGGGGGGGGCTGTAAGTCGACCACGACCCCAGAGACGACCTCGCAAGAAGCCAAAGGTCGACCCTATTGATGTGACTCCACCAGCACAGAACATAGATATACAGCGG ATGACGGGAATATGGTACCTGCTAAACACTGCTTCCAAATGCTCATTCCTGATAAATCATGGAACCAAAGTGGAACCCACAGTGATGAACCTCACACTGAACTCTGCCTCTGACCAAACACTGTTTGTTAGCACGAAAACACGACA tAATCACCAGTGTTGGGAGATATTGCAGGTCTACGATTTAACCCCAACCCCAGGACGTCTGACACTTAAAG GAGCTCGTCCAGAACTGAACACTGAGATAGTGATTGGAGAGACGGACTATAACTCATATGCAATCATGTACTACCAGAAACATGGCAAGATAACCCTGAAACTCTATG GTAGATCTGTAGACAATCTGTCAGAGCCGATGTTGACCAAGTTTGAGCAGCTTGCTGCAAAACAGGGTTTTGGACTGGCATACCTCTTCCCTTTCcccacataca GTCACTGTGGTGATGTGGACCAGGATCATGTCATCA ACTGTGTCCCCacttgttga